From Bos javanicus breed banteng chromosome 5, ARS-OSU_banteng_1.0, whole genome shotgun sequence, the proteins below share one genomic window:
- the LOC133248856 gene encoding olfactory receptor 6C2-like: MYLKIVMKNHSAITTFILLGLTDDPRLQVFLSVFLFLTYTSTVAGNLVIILLTLVSSHLKTPMYFFLQNFSILEMIFTTVYVPRFLYSMTTGDKRVTYNACAIQLFFVILIGATEFFLLTAMSYDRYVAICKPLHYSTIMSEKVCTILVLCCWLIGLIVILPPLSLGVQLDFCNSNLIDHFGCDASPLLKIACSDTQFIEQLFLIIVVLTLILTLVCVIVSYMNIIKTILTLPSAQQRKKAFSTCSSHMIVVSITYGSCIFIYIKPAKEGVAINKVVALLNTSIIPLMNPFIYTLRNKQVKQAFRDSIKKNGISF, translated from the coding sequence ATGTATCTGAAGATAGTGATGAAAAATCATTCTGCAATAACAACATTCATCCTACTAGGATTAACAGACGACCCAAGACTACAggtttttctttcagtgtttctgTTTCTCACCTACACTTCCACTGTTGCTGGAAATCTAGTCATTATCCTCCTCACTCTGGTGAGCTCTCACCTTAAAAcacccatgtactttttccttcagaatttctCCATCTTAGAAATGATCTTCACAACTGTCTATGTTCCTCGATTCCTGTACAGCATGACAACTGGAGACAAACGAGTGACCTATAATGCTTGTGCTATCCAGTTATTTTTTGTCATCCTCATCGGGGCAACAGAATTTTTTCTTCTAACTGCCAtgtcctatgaccgctatgtggccatctgcaagcccctGCACTACAGCACCATCATGAGTGAAAAGGTCTGCACCATTCTGGTCCTTTGCTGTTGGCTGATTGGGCTAATTGTCATACTCCCACCACTTAGCCTGGGAGTTCAGCTAGACTTCTGTAACTCCAATCTCATTGACCATTTTGGCTGTGATGCATCTCCTCTTCTAAAGATTGCATGCTCAGACACTCAATTTATAGAGCAACTTTTTTTAATCATAGTGGTGCTGACCCTCATACTCACACTAGTCTGTGTAATTGTGTCTTACATGAACATCATCAAGACTATTCTAACACTCCCTTCGGCTCAGCAAAGAAaaaaggctttctctacttgttcCTCCCATATGATAGTAGTTTCCATCACTTATGGGAGTTGCATCTTTATCTATATCAAACCAGCAAAGGAAGGTGTGGCCATTAATAAGGTGGTGGCTCTTCTCAACACTTCCATTATCCCTTTGATGAACCCTTTCATTTATACTCTACGGAATAAGCAAGTCAAACAAGCCTTCAGggactctattaaaaaaaatggcatttctttc